Genomic DNA from Burkholderiales bacterium:
AAGAACGACACGAAGCGCTAATCGCGTAAGCCGCGTCGACCAGCAAGAATTCCTTGCCTCGTTTGCAACCGTGTATGGAACGCGCGACGGTCAGCTTCCAGCGGGAAAGGCGTTTTTCTACAGCCTCGAACGTCTGACATGAGCGGCTGGCCGAAGGCCAGTCCGCTCGATGGAAGGGTTAGCCGCCACCCGCTACCTCACGGCTCTTCCGTCAACGATTCGGCGCGAGAATAGATCCATCACCGTAGCCAGGTAGCGCCACTGTTTTCCTAGACGCAGGTACGTGAGGTCGCCTACCCAGATCTGGTCAACGCTCGTCGGCACGGGTTCATCGAGCCGCAGCTTGCCGGTCTTCAGGAAGAACTGGTGAACGCGGCTCGTGTTGCGGTAGAGCCCGCTGACACGTGCCCGCAACGCGCACGGCCGGACGGCGCGCATCAGCTGGGCCCGGCTGCTCAAGCGGGTCTTAGCTGCGACATAACTTGAGTACAAGTTAGTCTTCGCTTAAGCTTCGCTTTCGAGATCGACCTTGAGCACTGCCCGAACTGCGGCGGCGAGCTGAAGATCATCGCGGCCATTCTCGAAGCACCGGTGATCGAGCGCATCCTCACGCACCTGGGACTGCAGGCCCGGGGGTTGGGCGGCTCGCAATTGTTCTAGGCATAGGTCGCGACCGCATCGGCCCGACGCCGGACGGAGGCGACTTAAGAGCGAAAGGCGAGCATGGTTCTGTGTATTGTGCAAACCGAGCCTGCCGTACAGTGGCGGCGTCACTCTCCAACTATGCGCATCCTTATCACCGGCGCCACCGGACTCGTCGGCCAGGGCGTGCTTCGCGAATGCCTGCTCGATTCCCGTGTGAAAGAGGTGGTGTCACTGGGACGCCACGCCACCAGTCATTCGAGTGAGAAGTTGAATGAGTTGGTTCATGCCGACTTCTCCGACCTGAGTGCAGTCGAAGACCTCCTGCATCCGTTTCATGCCTGCCTGTACTGTGCCGGCGCCCCGCCCATCGGCACGCCCGAGGACGAATACCGCCACGTGACTCTCGACCTGACCACATCGGTGGCGCAGACGCTAGCGCGCCTCAATCCGGACCTGAGGTTCGTCTACATCTCCGGCGCGCACGCCGATCCTGACAGCCGCTTCATGCCGCTGCGGGTGAAAGGCGAAACCGAACGCGCACTCGCCGCGCTGCCGATCCTCACGGTGATGCTGCGGCCTGGCGGCATCCAGCCGGTTCACGGCGTGCGCTCCCCGCACCGTACGCTGGCGGCGGCCTATGCACTCGGCGGCCCTTTCATGGGCATCGGCGTCCGACTGCTGCCCAACTTGCTGACCACCACCGAGCGTGTCGGCCGGGCGATGTTGGCGCTTCTCGCACAGGACAACCCACCGGCCGTGGTGGAGAACGCCGAGATCAATCGCTTGGGCGCGTGACCTACCGTGCGTGCGGTGATCCGCGGCCACTGCAACCGCAACGCAGCACGAGGCGTGCAATGGGCCGATCCGGACGGTGGGCTGCTGCCGGTTCAATGGACACCGACCTACTAAGCTTCTTGAGCTTTCTCGAACTCTATCGGGCTGACGTAGCCGAGCGTAGAACGCCGGCGTGTCGGGTTGTAGAACCGCTCGATGTAGTCGAAGACGTCGGCCCGGGCCTGCTCGCGTGAGCGGTAGACCTTGCGCGCCGTGCGCTCAGTCGTAAGCGTCCAGGCGCGGCATCTAGATCCCCATGCCCCTGTCGTGAAGGATCGTGTCCATCAAGACAATAGGTGGACACGATGGCAGACGAGAGAACCGCTTCGCGGCGAAGGTACAGCGCGCAGCTGAAGGCGCAAGTGCTCGAGCAATGCGCGGCGCCCGGGGCGTCGGTGGCCAAGGTGGCGATGTCGCACGGGGTGAATGCCAACGTCGTGCACCGCTGGCGGCGGCTTGCGCTTGAAGGTGCTGGTGTGCCACGCCGGTGAGCGTAAGGGAGTTCGTTGCGGTGTCGGTGTCTGCGCCGGCGCGGCAGGACTGCGCAGACATCCGAATCGAGCTGCGCCGTGGCGCCACGACGATGACGATCACCTGGCCGACGGCGGCAAGTGACTGCGCGGTGTGGATGCGAGAGCTGCTTCGATGATCCGCATCGATTCGTTGTGGCTCGCGGTCGAGCCCATCGACCTGCGCGCCGGCGCGGACCGCCTGCTCGCGCGCGTGGTGCAGGTCTTCGGTGCTGCGCGCTCGCACAACGGCTACATCTTCGCCAACGCGCGCGCCAGCCGCATCAAGCTCTTGGTGCACGACGGCTTCGGTGTGTGGTGCGCAGCACGCCGGCTCAATGCCGGCAGCTTCGTGTGGCCGCGCGATGCCGCCGCCGATACGGCGTCCGTGACGCTCACCAAGGAGCAATTCGACGCTCTGATACTCGGACTTCCCTGGCAGCGGCTGGAGCAAATGCAATAATTACTCGAATGTAATTGTCGCCCGAATGGATTGCACAAATGCAATTGGAATATTCACTGAGAATAGATTGAATTGGGGTATTGCACAATGACTGCATGCGCGATGTGCATGCGATAAAGCCCCAGGACCAAGGCTCTGAGCCCAGCCGAACTGGCCGAGATGGCGACGCAAATGCTGGCCCACATCGGTGAGCAAAGCAAACACATCGATCGCCAAGCGCAGGCCATCAAGTGGCGCGACGCCAAGATCGAGAGCATCACGTTCCAACTCGCGCGGCTGAAGGCCTGGAAGTTCGGTGCCAAGACCGAACGCATGAACGCCGAGCAGCGCGAGATCTTCGAAGAGACACTGGCCGCCGACCAGGCCAGCCTGGAAGCCCAACTCGCCGCCTTGCAGCAGACCCCCGCCGCAGGCCGCAGTGCACCAGACAAGGAGCCACGCCGCCAACCCAAGCGCGAAGCACTGCCGGCACACCTGCCGCGCGTGGACCAGCGCGTCGAGCCCGAGGACACCCACTGCCCGACACCGGAGTGCCGTCAACCCATGGTGCGCGTGGGCGAGGACGTGAGCGAGCGGCTCGATATCGTGCCGGCGCAGTTCTTCGTGCAGCGCCAGATTCGCGGCAAATGGGCCTGCCGGTGCTGCCAGCTCTTGGTGCAAGAGCCGGCCGCCCGCAGGTCTTCGACAACGCGCTGCCAACCCCGGGGCTGCAGGCCCACACCGTCATCAGCCGCTTCGTCGACCACCTGCCGTACTACAGGCAGGAACAGATCAACGCCCGCTCGGGGGTGCACACGCCGCGCTCGACGCTGGCGGCCTGGGGCGGGCAGACCGGCGCGCAGCTGATGCCGCTGTACGAGGCGCACCGGGCCTTCGTGCTCGGCTGCCGGTTTGCTGCACGCCGACGAGACGCCGATCTCGCTGCTCGACCCGGGTCGGGGTAAGACCAAGAAGGCATACATGTGGGTCTACGCGCGCGGGGCCTTCGATCCCGATCCCGGCGTGGCTTATGACTTCTGCGCCGGGCGCGGGGGCCAATACCCGTTTGACTTCCTCGCGGGCTGGTCGGGCACGTTGGTGGCCGACGCCTACTCGGGCTATGACGCCGCACTGGCCGTGCAGGGGCGACTCAGCGCAGGGTGCATGGCGCACGCCAGACGCTACTTCCACGAGTTGGTCCAGGCCAACGCGAGCGAGGTCGCCGCCCAAGCCATCCAGCGCATCGCGTGGCTGTACCGAATCGAGGCCGACGCCAGGGAGCTAGACGCCGACAAGCGGCTGCAAATGCGCAAGGAGCGCTCCGCGCCGCTGTGCGAGGAGTTGCACCTGTGGCTGCGGCTGGAGCGCACGCGCGTGCCCGAGGGCAGCACCACCGCCAAGGCCATCGACTACAGCTTGAACCACTGGGCGGCGCTGACGCAATTCCTGCTCGACGGCGATGTGCCCATCGACAATAACCACGCCGAGAACCAGATTCGGCCCTGCGCTCTCGGAAGAAAAAACTGGTTGTTCGTGGGCAGCGAACTGGCCGGCCAGCGAGCCGCGGTGGTGATGAGTCTGGTGCAGTCGGCCAAGCTCAACGGGCATGACCCTTGGGCTTACCTCAGAACGTGCTCACACGCATGCCCACGCAGTTGAACAGCCGAATCGAGGAGTTGCTGCCCCATGGTGGCAGCCTGACGGCTGACGTCCACCAGGTCGAGCCGCCGCGCAGCGTCGACAACGTGCCCGAGTGCCGGCTCATGCAGGCCAGCATGGCGCCGGCCCTGAGCCAGCGGGCGAGTCGGGCTACAAACCCGATGTAGACCCTCTGCACCACGTTCGTCATGCACGGGATGGTCGGGCGCCATTGCGCTCAGCTCAAGATGCCGCGGCCAGACGCTTACGCTCAGTCTTCAGGCTTCTGAAGAAGCTTCTCCATGGCCGAGTTGTCCCAGACTTCGCCAGCACGGCTCATGCTGCAGGTGATGCCTTGTGCCGCCAGCAGTTGCTGGAAGTTTTCGCTCGTGTACTGATTGCCTTGGTCGGAGTGATGCAATAGCGTCACCGGCCTGCCACGTCGCCACACGGCCATCATCAACGCGTCGGCCACGAGCTGCGAAGTCATATTGGCTGCATCGACCAGCCTACTGCTCGGCGCGAGTACAGGTCCAGCACCCGTGCCGCCTGGGGACAGAAGATGGCGCTTGAAAACCTATGCCCCCAGCTCGAAGCGGTCCAGATTCATCACCTTGGTCCACGCCGCCACGAAGTCCTGCACGAACTTCGCCTGGGCATCGGCGCCGGCATAGACCTCGGCCACCGCACGCAGTTGCGCGTTCGAGCCCAACACCAGGTCCACACGCGTGCCGGTCCACTTCACGCCGCCGCTCTTGCGGTCCCGCGCTTCGAACTCGGCCGCATCGCGGCCCGTGGCCTTCCATTCCGACTTCATGTCGAGCAGGTTGACGAAGAAGTCGTTGCTGAGCTGACCCGGCCGGTCGGTGAAGACACCGTGTCGCGCACCGCCGGCATTCGCACCCAGCACGCGCAGCCCACCGATCAGCCCGGTCATCTCGGGCGCGGTCAAGGTCAGCAGCTGGGCCTTGTCGATAAGCAGCGCCTCGGCCGGCACGCTGTAGCGGCCCTTCAGGTAGTTGCGGAAGCCATCGGCGACCGGCTCCAGCGGCGCGAACGAGGCGACATCGGTCTGCGCCTGCGAAGCGTCCATGCGGCCCGGCGTGAACGGCACGCTGACGGTCTGGCCGGCGTCCTTGGCGGCCTTTTCGACCGCGGCATTGCCTGCCAGCACGATCAGGTCGGCCAGCGACACCTTCTTGCCGCCGGCTTTGTTGAACTCGGCCTGTATGCCTTCGAGCTTGCCCAGCACCTGCGCCAGCTGCTCGGGCTCGTTCACGGCCCAGTCCTTCTGCGGCGCCAGACGGATGCGCGCGCCGTTGGCGCCGCCCCGTTTGTCGGAGCCGCGGAAGGTCGAAGCCGAGGCCCACGCGGTGGACACCAGCTGCGCGACCGTGCAGCCCGACGCCAGCACCTTCTGCTTCAGCGCGGCCACGTCGCTGGCGTCGACCAGCGCATGGTCCACCTTCGGAATCGGGTCCTGCCAGATCAGCTCTTCGGCCGGCACGTCGGCGCCCAGGTAGCGCGCGCGTGGGCCCATGTCGCGGTGCGTCAGCTTGAACCAGGCGCGGGCAAAGGCATCGGCGAACTGGTCGGGGTGGTCCATGAAGCGGCGCGAGATCTTCTCGTAGGCCGGGTCCAGACGCAGCGACAGGTCGGTCGTCAGCATCGTCGGCGCCAGCTTCTTGCCGGCGTCGTGTGCGTGCGGAATTGTGCCGGCGCCGGCGCCGCCCTTGGCCACCCACTGCTGCGCGCCGGCCGGGCTCCTGGTCAGTTCCCATTCGAGGCCGAACAGGTGCTTGAAGTAGTCGTTGCTCCACTTCGTCGGCGTGGTCGTCCAGGTGACTTCCAGGCCGCTGGTGATGGTGTCGCCGCCATGGCCCTTGCCGAAGCTGTTGCGCCAGCCGAAGCCCTGCTCTTCCAGCGCGCAGGCCTCGGGCTCCTTGGCCACGTGCTCGGCGGGTGCGGCGCCGTGGGTCTTGCCGAAGGCGTGGCCGCCGGCGATCAGGGCCACGGTCTCCTCGTCGTCCATCGCCATGCGCGCGAAGGTTTCGCGGATGTCGTGCGCCGCGGCCACCGGGTCGGGCTTGCCGTCGGGGCCTTCGGGGTTGACGTAGATGAGGCCCATCTGCACGGCGGCCAGCGGGTTTTCCAGGTCGCGCGTGTGCGGCACCTGGCTGTCGTCGTCCTTCACCAGCACGCCATGGCTTTCTTCGACACCCGGCGAGCCTTGCGAATAGCGCATGTCGCCGCCGAGCCACTTGTCCTCGCGGCCCCAGTAGACGTCGAGGTCGGGCTCCCACACGTCGGCCCGGCCGCCGGCAAAACCGAAGGTCTTGAAGCCCATGCTGTCCAGCGCAACGTTGCCGGCCAGGATCATCAGGTCGGCCCAGGAGAGCTTATTGCCGTACTTCTGCTTGACGGGCCACAGCAGCCGGCGCGCCTTGTCCAGGCTGACGTTGTCGGGCCAGCTGTTCAGCGGCGCAAAGCGCTGCTGGCCGCGGCCGGCGCCGCCGCG
This window encodes:
- a CDS encoding transposase; translation: MADERTASRRRYSAQLKAQVLEQCAAPGASVAKVAMSHGVNANVVHRWRRLALEGAGVPRR
- a CDS encoding NAD-dependent epimerase/dehydratase family protein, with product MRILITGATGLVGQGVLRECLLDSRVKEVVSLGRHATSHSSEKLNELVHADFSDLSAVEDLLHPFHACLYCAGAPPIGTPEDEYRHVTLDLTTSVAQTLARLNPDLRFVYISGAHADPDSRFMPLRVKGETERALAALPILTVMLRPGGIQPVHGVRSPHRTLAAAYALGGPFMGIGVRLLPNLLTTTERVGRAMLALLAQDNPPAVVENAEINRLGA
- the tnpB gene encoding IS66 family insertion sequence element accessory protein TnpB, translated to MIRIDSLWLAVEPIDLRAGADRLLARVVQVFGAARSHNGYIFANARASRIKLLVHDGFGVWCAARRLNAGSFVWPRDAAADTASVTLTKEQFDALILGLPWQRLEQMQ
- the katG gene encoding catalase/peroxidase HPI, which gives rise to MNSEPKCPFHQTAGGGTSNRDWWPGTLRVDLLHQHSAKSDPMGADFDYRKAFQSLDLAAVKKDLHALMTDSQDWWPADFGHYGPLFVRMAWHSAGTYRIGDGRGGAGRGQQRFAPLNSWPDNVSLDKARRLLWPVKQKYGNKLSWADLMILAGNVALDSMGFKTFGFAGGRADVWEPDLDVYWGREDKWLGGDMRYSQGSPGVEESHGVLVKDDDSQVPHTRDLENPLAAVQMGLIYVNPEGPDGKPDPVAAAHDIRETFARMAMDDEETVALIAGGHAFGKTHGAAPAEHVAKEPEACALEEQGFGWRNSFGKGHGGDTITSGLEVTWTTTPTKWSNDYFKHLFGLEWELTRSPAGAQQWVAKGGAGAGTIPHAHDAGKKLAPTMLTTDLSLRLDPAYEKISRRFMDHPDQFADAFARAWFKLTHRDMGPRARYLGADVPAEELIWQDPIPKVDHALVDASDVAALKQKVLASGCTVAQLVSTAWASASTFRGSDKRGGANGARIRLAPQKDWAVNEPEQLAQVLGKLEGIQAEFNKAGGKKVSLADLIVLAGNAAVEKAAKDAGQTVSVPFTPGRMDASQAQTDVASFAPLEPVADGFRNYLKGRYSVPAEALLIDKAQLLTLTAPEMTGLIGGLRVLGANAGGARHGVFTDRPGQLSNDFFVNLLDMKSEWKATGRDAAEFEARDRKSGGVKWTGTRVDLVLGSNAQLRAVAEVYAGADAQAKFVQDFVAAWTKVMNLDRFELGA